Proteins encoded within one genomic window of Alcanivorax sp. REN37:
- a CDS encoding fatty acid cis/trans isomerase produces MIVSPFRAATLGLLALLTLAACSDYKELASHQSPLPPPVARPVSYAADVQPIIEHKCLACHGCYDAPCQLKLETAEGLLRGASPEPVYNGSRRQNMSPTRLGIDAHGEAAWREKGFHSVLEPTAEHEALLYRMIALGKQHPLPANARLPSRIDISPNRTHQCVTSDQFHKYERKHALEGMPFAVTGLSDAEFSILRAWFDQGATVSPRAVTATAAEQALAERWEAWLNQRSDRQQLVARWIYEHLFLAHLYLEERGADTHYYELIRSYTPPGEPIEPVATVRPNDDPEAPVFYRLQLLQEPIVHKRHITFRFDGDKLARSQQLFFGEAWQLEALPGYDAELRANPFETFAAIPARARYQFMLDEAEYFTRTFIRGPVCRGQIATDVIRDHFWTLFQHPDHDAYITDADYRALATPLLGMPGQNDRLLSMSSEWKHYLGLRNQYVVQRQDHYRDTVTDGAALDHVWDGDGDNHNALLTIARHHDSASVRRGLIGPEPRTIWWMDYPLFERTYYELVVNFDVFGNLAHQAQTRLYFDLIRHEAEENYLRLMPPGDRLPLQHSWYQGLGKLKLRITYAPLDAEAASAEPFRSDDPMTEMTLRLLDRFRDINAMPDDYLNRCQGAGCGRPDQPDWIRASDRLLSDIAAKHPDKVPGILHLPEVTFLRVHRPDGDRTVYTLVRNRAHSNVAFMMGESLRYLPEEDSVTVYPGIFGSYPNFMFDVAADELSEFVDRLRQAKDADPFEQIANRWGVRRTHPAFWEVLHDFTAWQSEHEPLQAGIFDINRFENL; encoded by the coding sequence ATGATTGTTTCCCCGTTCCGCGCTGCGACGCTGGGCCTGCTGGCGTTGCTGACGCTGGCGGCCTGCAGCGATTACAAGGAGCTGGCCAGCCATCAAAGCCCGCTGCCACCGCCGGTGGCGCGACCGGTCAGCTACGCCGCCGACGTGCAACCGATCATCGAGCACAAGTGCTTGGCCTGCCACGGCTGTTACGACGCGCCCTGCCAGCTGAAGCTGGAAACCGCCGAAGGTCTGCTGCGCGGTGCCAGTCCGGAACCGGTCTACAATGGCTCGCGCCGTCAGAATATGTCACCGACCCGACTCGGCATCGATGCCCACGGCGAAGCCGCTTGGCGCGAAAAAGGCTTCCACTCGGTGCTGGAACCCACCGCTGAGCACGAAGCGCTGCTGTATCGCATGATCGCGCTCGGCAAACAGCACCCGCTGCCGGCCAACGCGCGGCTGCCATCACGCATCGACATCAGCCCCAACCGCACGCACCAGTGCGTCACCAGTGACCAATTCCACAAGTACGAGCGCAAGCACGCACTGGAAGGCATGCCGTTTGCGGTCACCGGCCTTAGCGATGCCGAGTTCTCGATTCTGCGCGCTTGGTTCGACCAAGGCGCCACCGTCAGCCCGCGGGCAGTTACCGCTACTGCCGCCGAGCAAGCGCTGGCCGAGCGGTGGGAAGCCTGGCTGAACCAGCGCAGTGACCGCCAACAACTGGTGGCGCGCTGGATCTACGAGCACTTGTTCTTGGCGCATCTGTATCTGGAAGAGCGCGGCGCGGACACCCATTACTACGAGTTGATTCGCTCCTACACCCCGCCCGGCGAGCCGATCGAGCCGGTGGCCACGGTGCGCCCCAATGACGACCCGGAAGCGCCGGTGTTCTACCGCCTGCAACTGCTGCAGGAGCCGATCGTGCACAAGCGCCATATCACCTTCCGCTTTGATGGCGACAAGCTGGCCCGGTCACAGCAGCTGTTCTTCGGCGAAGCGTGGCAGCTTGAGGCGCTGCCGGGCTACGACGCCGAGCTGCGCGCCAACCCGTTCGAGACCTTCGCCGCGATTCCGGCGCGGGCGCGTTACCAGTTCATGCTCGATGAGGCGGAGTACTTCACCCGCACTTTCATCCGCGGCCCGGTGTGCCGTGGTCAGATCGCCACCGATGTGATCCGCGACCATTTCTGGACGCTGTTCCAACACCCGGACCACGACGCGTACATCACCGACGCGGATTACCGGGCGCTGGCCACACCGCTACTGGGGATGCCGGGCCAGAACGACCGCTTGCTGTCGATGAGCAGCGAATGGAAACACTACCTCGGCCTGCGTAACCAGTACGTGGTGCAACGCCAAGACCACTACCGCGACACCGTCACCGATGGCGCCGCCCTGGACCATGTGTGGGATGGCGACGGCGACAACCACAACGCGCTGCTGACCATTGCTCGCCACCACGACAGCGCGTCGGTGCGACGCGGCTTGATCGGTCCCGAGCCACGCACCATCTGGTGGATGGATTACCCGCTGTTCGAGCGCACTTACTACGAGTTGGTGGTGAACTTCGATGTGTTCGGCAACCTCGCGCACCAAGCGCAGACGCGGCTGTACTTCGACCTGATCCGCCACGAAGCGGAAGAAAACTATTTGCGGCTGATGCCGCCGGGCGACCGGCTGCCGCTGCAGCACAGCTGGTATCAAGGACTGGGCAAACTGAAGCTGCGCATTACTTACGCACCGCTGGATGCCGAGGCCGCCAGCGCCGAGCCGTTCCGCAGCGACGACCCGATGACCGAAATGACGTTGCGACTGCTGGACCGGTTCCGCGACATCAACGCCATGCCGGATGACTACCTTAACCGCTGCCAAGGCGCCGGCTGCGGCCGCCCGGATCAGCCGGACTGGATCCGTGCCAGCGACCGGCTGCTGTCGGACATTGCCGCCAAGCACCCGGACAAAGTGCCGGGCATTCTGCACCTGCCGGAAGTGACCTTCTTGCGCGTGCATCGGCCAGACGGCGACCGCACCGTCTACACCCTGGTGCGCAACCGTGCCCACTCCAACGTCGCCTTTATGATGGGCGAGTCGCTGCGCTACCTGCCGGAGGAAGACAGCGTCACCGTCTATCCCGGTATCTTCGGCAGCTACCCGAACTTCATGTTTGATGTGGCCGCCGATGAGCTGAGCGAGTTCGTCGACCGGTTGCGCCAAGCCAAAGACGCCGATCCGTTCGAGCAGATTGCCAA